In Cupriavidus basilensis, one genomic interval encodes:
- a CDS encoding TerD family protein produces MSNLVLNLSKPGEAAPKLSLNLNKGEEFKVRLSWDGNTDLDLHALVTVNTGSGAKASSLGDILSTYNVERVLEGGVKAGTLALAADKTFSVHGGALVHSPDARDGSLAGDDEYVTVKPRLLTMPAAGHLEIPLLAMIHPQASGKTFKHVENARVIIENSAGQPLLDVGLSSQFGAFVGVQMGSIVVDGNGASFIGVGVGFNTDFNGVLGHFS; encoded by the coding sequence ATGAGCAATCTGGTACTGAACCTGTCGAAGCCGGGCGAAGCCGCACCGAAGCTTTCCCTGAACCTGAACAAGGGCGAGGAGTTCAAGGTTCGCCTGTCGTGGGACGGCAATACCGACCTCGACCTGCACGCGCTGGTAACCGTCAACACCGGCAGCGGCGCGAAAGCGTCGAGCCTCGGCGACATCCTGTCCACCTACAACGTCGAGCGCGTGCTCGAAGGTGGCGTGAAGGCCGGCACGCTTGCGCTGGCCGCGGACAAGACGTTCTCGGTGCATGGCGGCGCGCTGGTCCATAGTCCGGATGCGCGAGACGGCAGCCTGGCAGGCGACGACGAGTACGTCACCGTCAAGCCGCGCCTGCTCACGATGCCGGCGGCCGGCCATCTCGAGATCCCCCTGCTCGCGATGATTCACCCGCAGGCGTCTGGCAAGACTTTCAAGCACGTCGAGAATGCGCGCGTCATCATCGAAAACAGTGCGGGCCAGCCCCTGCTCGATGTGGGCCTGTCCAGCCAGTTCGGCGCCTTCGTCGGCGTGCAGATGGGCTCCATCGTGGTGGACGGCAACGGTGCCTCGTTCATCGGCGTTGGCGTGGGCTTCAATACTGACTTTAACGGCGTGCTGGGCCACTTCTCATAA
- a CDS encoding MFS transporter, with protein sequence MEAVAKKRTETIGEALPAASNRQVFGAVTASCMGWALDLFDLFILLFVAPVIGRLFFPSEHAMLSLAAVYASFAVTLLMRPLGSAIFGSYADRHGRKGAMVVAVTGVGLSTAAFGLLPTVSQVGLLAPALFILLRLVQGIFVGGVVASTHTIGTESVPPSWRGAVSGLVGGGGAGIGALLASITYMAMTALFPGEAFDAWGWRCMFFSGIISSVLGLFIFNSLEESPLWKQLQAAKGHAAPVENPLRVIFSRQYRGVLFVNILLTVGGGSAYYLTSGYLPTFLKIVVKAPAGASAAILMASSVGVIVASILAGHLSTLIGRKRAFLLIGALNVVLLPLIYQRMSAVPDVTTLGLYAVALAMLGSTGFAPILIFLNERFPTSIRATGTGLSWNIGFAIGGMMPTFASLCASTPADLPKVLGIFVAVVTAIYLAGAAIVPETAGRLGEVSQPER encoded by the coding sequence ATGGAAGCCGTAGCAAAAAAGCGTACAGAGACGATCGGCGAGGCGCTGCCAGCGGCGAGCAATCGCCAGGTGTTTGGTGCCGTGACGGCGTCGTGCATGGGATGGGCGCTGGACCTGTTCGACCTGTTCATCCTGCTGTTCGTGGCGCCCGTGATCGGCAGGCTGTTTTTCCCGTCGGAGCACGCGATGCTGTCGCTGGCGGCGGTGTACGCGTCGTTTGCCGTGACGCTGCTGATGCGGCCACTCGGCTCGGCGATCTTCGGCTCTTATGCCGACCGCCACGGCCGCAAGGGGGCGATGGTGGTTGCCGTCACTGGCGTTGGCTTGTCCACGGCGGCGTTCGGCCTGCTGCCGACGGTGAGTCAGGTGGGGCTGCTTGCGCCAGCCTTGTTTATCCTGCTGCGGCTGGTGCAGGGCATCTTCGTGGGTGGCGTGGTGGCATCCACCCACACCATCGGTACCGAATCGGTGCCCCCGTCCTGGCGCGGGGCCGTTTCCGGGCTGGTCGGTGGCGGTGGCGCGGGTATCGGGGCACTGCTGGCTTCCATTACCTACATGGCGATGACCGCGCTGTTTCCGGGGGAAGCGTTCGACGCCTGGGGTTGGCGCTGCATGTTCTTCTCCGGCATCATCAGCTCGGTGCTCGGCCTGTTCATCTTCAACTCGCTGGAGGAGTCTCCGCTGTGGAAGCAGTTGCAGGCGGCCAAGGGGCACGCCGCGCCGGTTGAGAACCCGCTGCGCGTGATCTTCTCCCGCCAGTACCGTGGCGTCCTCTTCGTCAACATCCTGCTCACCGTGGGCGGTGGCAGCGCCTACTACCTGACCTCCGGCTATCTGCCGACCTTCCTCAAGATCGTGGTAAAGGCACCGGCGGGGGCCTCCGCGGCCATCCTGATGGCCAGCAGCGTTGGCGTTATCGTGGCTTCGATACTTGCCGGTCACCTCAGCACGCTGATTGGTCGCAAGCGAGCCTTCCTGCTGATCGGCGCCTTGAACGTGGTGCTGCTGCCGTTGATCTACCAACGGATGTCCGCGGTACCGGATGTCACCACACTTGGCCTGTATGCCGTGGCGCTGGCGATGCTGGGCAGCACCGGCTTCGCCCCGATCCTCATTTTCCTGAACGAACGGTTTCCCACCAGCATCCGTGCCACGGGGACCGGCCTGTCATGGAATATCGGCTTTGCCATCGGCGGCATGATGCCGACCTTTGCGTCGCTGTGCGCCAGCACCCCCGCCGACCTGCCAAAAGTGCTGGGGATCTTCGTCGCGGTGGTCACTGCCATTTACCTGGCCGGTGCGGCGATCGTTCCTGAGACCGCCGGCCGCCTTGGGGAGGTCAGCCAGCCCGAGCGGTAG
- a CDS encoding sterol desaturase family protein: MKYDDEIRARSYRFRDEYVAATPAWYRGELHLAFTLLFTGGVIAWCAMKLQAPTLAQWLAIVPIFLLGNWAEWAAHRYILHRPTRLFSAIYKRHCAVHHRFFTHLTLEYKGQKHWRALLFPPFAPVAFVLAAVPFALVIGLGFSKNAGYIALMTMAAYYLMYEGLHTLSHITESPLLDRMPFVGTVRRLHVTHHDPELMATQNFNLTFPICDTLFGTRSDVPHEVRSPMQGQG; encoded by the coding sequence ATGAAATACGATGACGAAATCCGCGCGCGCTCTTACCGCTTCCGCGACGAATATGTCGCCGCCACCCCTGCGTGGTATCGCGGCGAATTGCATCTGGCCTTCACGCTGCTGTTCACCGGCGGGGTGATTGCCTGGTGCGCGATGAAACTGCAAGCACCGACGCTGGCGCAGTGGCTCGCGATCGTGCCAATCTTCTTGCTCGGGAACTGGGCCGAGTGGGCCGCGCACCGCTATATATTGCATCGACCGACGCGCTTGTTCAGCGCGATCTATAAACGGCATTGCGCGGTGCATCATCGCTTCTTTACACATCTGACGCTTGAGTACAAAGGCCAGAAGCACTGGCGCGCCTTGTTGTTTCCGCCCTTTGCGCCGGTAGCCTTTGTGCTGGCGGCCGTACCGTTCGCGCTGGTGATCGGCTTGGGGTTCTCGAAGAACGCGGGCTATATCGCGCTGATGACGATGGCGGCGTACTACCTGATGTACGAGGGCCTGCATACGCTGTCGCACATCACGGAAAGCCCACTGCTGGACCGGATGCCGTTCGTGGGGACCGTGCGGCGCCTGCACGTCACGCATCACGATCCTGAGCTGATGGCCACGCAGAACTTCAACCTGACCTTCCCGATCTGCGACACGCTGTTCGGCACGCGCAGCGATGTGCCACACGAGGTGCGAAGCCCGATGCAAGGGCAGGGGTAG
- a CDS encoding GMC family oxidoreductase has translation MDTPRERFDYVIVGGGSAGCVLANRLSQDPAIRVALIEGGIDTPPDAVPAEILDSYPMPLFYGDRYIWPSLQARAVAGGRSKVYEQGRVMGGGSSINVQAANRGLPRDYDEWAALGASGWSWQDVLPYFRRLERDVDYGNSPLHGSHGPVPIRRILPQAWPPFCTEFAQAMGRSGLSELADQNAEFGDGWFPAAFSNLDDKRVSTAIAYLDADTRRRVNLRIYAETTVRKLVVSGREARGVIAIRADGSRLALDAGEVIVSAGALQSPAILMRAGIGDAGALQALGIEVVADRPGVGRNLQDHPALTFCQFLAPQYRMPLSRRRASMTAARFSSEVPGGEASDMYLSSSTRAGWHALGNRLGLFFLWCNRPFSRGQVRLAGAQPDMPPVVELNLLDDERDLRRMVAGVRKLVQIVGASALHQHPGDFFPATFSPRVKALSRVSRGNALLTELLGAVLDVSGPLRRSLIARFVTGGANLASLLADESALEGFVRQSVFGVWHASGTCRMGAHADRSAVTDAAGRVHDVGRLRVVDASLMPRLPTANTNIPTIMLAEKIADTMQAERRAVRPASSEVAHPG, from the coding sequence ATGGATACGCCGAGGGAGCGTTTCGACTACGTGATTGTTGGCGGCGGGTCCGCCGGTTGCGTACTGGCCAATCGCCTGTCGCAGGACCCGGCCATCCGCGTCGCGCTGATCGAGGGGGGCATCGATACGCCGCCGGACGCTGTGCCGGCGGAGATCCTCGACAGCTATCCGATGCCCTTGTTCTACGGTGACCGGTATATCTGGCCATCGCTGCAAGCCCGCGCCGTGGCAGGGGGCAGGTCCAAGGTCTACGAGCAGGGGCGCGTCATGGGCGGCGGCTCCAGCATCAACGTGCAGGCCGCAAACCGCGGGCTGCCGCGCGACTACGATGAGTGGGCCGCGTTGGGCGCGTCCGGCTGGTCGTGGCAGGATGTGCTGCCGTACTTCCGCCGCCTTGAGCGCGATGTGGATTACGGCAACAGCCCGCTGCACGGCAGCCACGGACCGGTGCCGATCCGCCGCATCCTGCCGCAGGCTTGGCCGCCGTTCTGCACGGAGTTTGCGCAAGCGATGGGCCGCAGCGGCCTGTCCGAGCTGGCCGACCAGAACGCGGAGTTCGGCGATGGCTGGTTTCCGGCCGCCTTCTCGAACCTGGATGACAAACGGGTTTCGACCGCCATCGCCTATCTCGACGCGGATACGCGCCGGCGGGTCAATCTGCGGATCTATGCCGAGACAACGGTGCGCAAGCTCGTCGTATCCGGCCGGGAAGCGCGTGGGGTGATCGCCATCCGGGCCGATGGGTCGCGGCTGGCGCTGGACGCCGGGGAGGTCATCGTGTCCGCGGGCGCCTTGCAGTCGCCCGCCATCCTGATGCGCGCGGGGATCGGCGACGCTGGCGCGCTGCAGGCCCTCGGCATCGAGGTCGTAGCCGACCGGCCCGGCGTTGGCCGCAATCTCCAGGATCATCCGGCGCTGACGTTCTGCCAGTTCCTCGCGCCCCAGTACCGCATGCCGCTCTCGCGCCGGCGCGCCAGCATGACGGCGGCGCGCTTCTCATCGGAGGTGCCAGGCGGCGAGGCGTCGGACATGTACCTGTCCAGTTCCACGCGGGCGGGCTGGCATGCACTCGGTAATCGGCTCGGCCTCTTCTTCCTGTGGTGCAATCGGCCATTCTCGCGCGGGCAGGTTCGCCTTGCGGGAGCCCAGCCGGATATGCCGCCCGTGGTGGAGCTCAACCTGCTCGACGACGAGCGGGATCTGCGGCGCATGGTGGCCGGCGTACGCAAGTTGGTGCAGATCGTGGGTGCGTCGGCCTTGCATCAGCATCCGGGTGATTTCTTCCCCGCTACGTTTTCGCCGCGCGTCAAGGCGCTGAGCCGCGTGAGCCGCGGCAATGCGTTGCTCACAGAGTTGCTGGGGGCAGTGCTTGATGTCTCGGGGCCGCTGCGCAGAAGCCTGATCGCGCGCTTTGTCACGGGCGGGGCAAACCTGGCCAGCCTGCTGGCGGATGAGTCCGCGCTGGAGGGCTTCGTGCGTCAGAGCGTCTTCGGGGTCTGGCATGCCAGCGGCACTTGCCGGATGGGCGCGCATGCGGACCGGAGCGCGGTGACGGATGCGGCGGGCCGCGTTCACGATGTTGGCAGGCTGCGCGTCGTAGACGCCTCTCTGATGCCGCGGCTGCCGACGGCCAATACCAACATCCCCACCATCATGCTCGCGGAAAAGATTGCCGACACCATGCAGGCCGAGCGCCGCGCAGTCCGGCCGGCATCGAGCGAAGTTGCCCATCCGGGTTGA
- a CDS encoding tripartite tricarboxylate transporter substrate binding protein, whose protein sequence is MKTWLAHAGLALLLLTGLAHAQGYPTKPIRIVVPYPPGGFNDTLARIVGSRLTAAWGQPVVVDNKPGAGTIIGTSFVAKAAPDGYTLLVVQFPFGANPWLYKSLPYDTLKDFTPVILAGESPMTLVVTNGSPIRSVDDLVKSAKGTPGKINYGSSGSGSSNHLAMALFERSAGITLAQVPYKGSTPMLTDLAGGQVEVAFDALPHVLPFVRSGKVRALAVADRSRFASLATVPTMAESGLPGYDASSWHGIVAPAGTPPEIVQKLNAQINDALRTADVRKLFHEQGVRPDGGSPADFSAFIGKEMAKWKQVVHDAAIPLQ, encoded by the coding sequence ATGAAAACTTGGCTCGCCCATGCCGGGCTCGCTTTGCTGTTGCTCACGGGGCTTGCCCATGCGCAAGGCTATCCCACCAAGCCGATCCGCATCGTGGTGCCGTACCCGCCCGGCGGCTTCAACGACACGCTGGCCCGCATCGTCGGCAGCAGGCTCACCGCAGCCTGGGGCCAGCCCGTGGTGGTGGACAACAAGCCCGGCGCGGGCACCATCATCGGCACCTCGTTCGTGGCCAAGGCCGCGCCCGATGGCTACACGCTGCTGGTGGTGCAGTTCCCCTTCGGTGCCAATCCCTGGCTCTATAAGTCGCTGCCGTACGACACCCTCAAGGACTTCACGCCGGTCATCCTGGCAGGCGAGTCGCCGATGACCCTTGTGGTGACCAACGGATCGCCGATACGCTCCGTGGACGATCTTGTCAAATCCGCCAAGGGCACGCCCGGCAAGATCAACTACGGCTCGTCGGGCAGCGGCTCGTCCAACCACCTTGCCATGGCGTTGTTCGAGCGCAGTGCCGGCATCACGCTCGCCCAGGTTCCCTACAAGGGCAGCACGCCCATGCTGACCGATCTGGCCGGCGGGCAGGTCGAAGTGGCCTTCGACGCGTTGCCCCATGTGTTGCCTTTCGTGAGGTCCGGCAAGGTACGCGCACTTGCCGTCGCCGACCGGAGCCGCTTTGCGTCGCTTGCCACGGTGCCCACCATGGCCGAGAGCGGCCTGCCCGGCTACGACGCGTCATCCTGGCACGGCATTGTCGCGCCGGCCGGCACGCCCCCGGAGATTGTGCAAAAGCTGAACGCGCAGATCAACGACGCGCTGCGCACGGCGGATGTGCGCAAGCTCTTCCACGAGCAGGGCGTGCGTCCCGACGGCGGCAGCCCTGCCGACTTCTCTGCGTTTATCGGCAAGGAAATGGCGAAGTGGAAGCAGGTGGTACATGACGCGGCCATCCCCTTGCAATGA
- a CDS encoding UbiX family flavin prenyltransferase has translation MVSQRRIIVGISGASGAAIGVNLLKAMRNLDGVESHLIVSASGMLTATQELGIKRSELEALADVVHNVRDIGAAVASGSFVTEGMVVAPCSMKTLASVANGFSDNLLTRAADVVLKERRRLVLVARETPLNLAHLRNMLHATEMGAIVMPPVPAFYSHPTSIEDVVNHTVGRILDLFQIEHDTLVSRWSGLAHDFAG, from the coding sequence ATGGTCAGCCAGAGACGCATCATTGTCGGTATATCCGGCGCCAGCGGCGCGGCCATCGGCGTCAATCTCCTCAAGGCGATGCGCAACCTGGACGGCGTCGAGTCGCACCTCATCGTGTCGGCGTCCGGCATGCTCACCGCGACCCAGGAACTCGGCATCAAGCGCAGCGAACTCGAGGCACTTGCCGACGTAGTGCATAACGTGCGCGATATTGGCGCAGCGGTGGCCAGCGGCTCTTTCGTGACCGAGGGCATGGTGGTCGCGCCGTGCTCGATGAAGACACTAGCGTCGGTGGCCAACGGGTTTTCCGACAACCTGCTGACCCGCGCCGCGGACGTGGTGCTCAAGGAGCGGCGGCGCCTGGTGCTGGTGGCGCGCGAAACCCCGCTGAACCTCGCGCACCTGCGCAACATGCTGCACGCCACCGAGATGGGCGCGATCGTGATGCCGCCCGTGCCCGCCTTCTACTCGCATCCGACCAGCATCGAGGATGTGGTCAATCACACCGTGGGCCGCATCCTGGACCTGTTCCAGATCGAGCACGACACGCTGGTCAGCCGCTGGTCGGGCCTCGCTCACGACTTTGCCGGCTGA
- a CDS encoding UbiD family decarboxylase, protein MSRQPAEKTNSASQAAPLPEGPLTLRSWLRHLGNTDRLAAIDEPVALEHTLAAVAKRLDGERAAFFRRPGGHAVPVVSGFMSRRAWIAEAMGVPEAGLLERVRSAAAQPLPVSEVAQGEAACQQVIHLDKVDLRKLLPIPTHSEHDNGPYITAGLAIARNPRTGVQNVSIHRIQVHAADRMAILMLPRHLDAFYRAAEECGEALPIAIVIGVDPLTMLASQAITPIDHDELEIAGALHGAPLEVIKCRTSDVRVPANAEIVIEGRLLPGEREMEGPFGEFPKYYSSAEPREVIQVDAVTHRHRPIYHTIVPAEMEHLLLGAIPREATLLAHLQRSHPGVQDVHLSVGGVCRYHLYVKLDKKREGEAKNVILAAFGAHYDIKQVVVVDTDVDVHDPAEVEWAVATRFQADQDLVVIAGAQGSVLDPSTTVAANLAGIDNPEPHLQGICAKMGLDATRPVKYAAHVFTRVRIPGESTIDLQALVSVDPSHWESYLGEGA, encoded by the coding sequence ATGTCCAGGCAACCCGCCGAAAAGACGAACAGCGCGTCGCAAGCCGCGCCATTGCCCGAAGGGCCGCTGACCCTGCGCAGCTGGCTGCGCCACCTCGGCAACACGGACCGGCTGGCTGCAATCGACGAGCCGGTGGCACTAGAGCACACCCTCGCAGCCGTCGCCAAGCGGCTCGATGGCGAGCGCGCGGCGTTCTTCCGCCGGCCTGGCGGCCACGCCGTTCCGGTCGTGAGCGGGTTCATGTCGCGCCGCGCGTGGATCGCCGAGGCGATGGGCGTGCCCGAGGCCGGCTTGCTCGAGCGCGTGCGCAGCGCCGCCGCGCAGCCCTTGCCGGTGAGCGAGGTGGCCCAGGGCGAGGCCGCATGCCAGCAGGTCATCCACCTGGACAAGGTGGACCTGCGCAAGCTGTTGCCCATCCCGACCCACAGCGAGCATGACAACGGCCCCTATATCACTGCAGGCCTGGCCATCGCGCGCAACCCGCGCACCGGCGTGCAGAACGTATCGATCCACCGCATCCAGGTGCATGCCGCGGATCGCATGGCCATCCTGATGCTGCCGCGGCATCTCGATGCGTTCTACCGTGCGGCGGAGGAATGTGGCGAGGCGCTGCCGATTGCCATTGTCATCGGTGTCGATCCGCTCACCATGCTGGCTTCGCAGGCCATCACGCCTATCGACCATGACGAGTTGGAGATCGCCGGGGCATTGCACGGTGCGCCGCTGGAAGTGATCAAGTGCCGCACCAGCGATGTGCGTGTGCCGGCCAATGCCGAGATCGTGATCGAGGGCCGGCTTCTGCCCGGCGAGCGCGAGATGGAAGGGCCCTTTGGCGAATTTCCCAAGTACTACAGCAGCGCCGAGCCGCGCGAGGTCATCCAGGTCGACGCCGTCACGCACCGTCATCGCCCGATCTATCACACCATCGTGCCGGCGGAGATGGAGCACCTGCTGCTCGGGGCGATTCCGCGCGAGGCGACCTTGCTGGCGCATCTGCAGCGCAGCCATCCCGGGGTGCAGGATGTGCATCTGTCGGTGGGCGGCGTATGCCGGTACCACTTGTACGTAAAGCTCGACAAGAAGCGCGAGGGCGAAGCGAAGAACGTCATTCTCGCGGCGTTTGGCGCGCACTACGACATCAAGCAGGTGGTCGTGGTGGATACCGATGTCGACGTCCACGACCCGGCCGAGGTGGAATGGGCCGTCGCGACCCGCTTCCAGGCAGACCAGGACCTGGTGGTGATCGCCGGGGCGCAGGGCTCGGTGCTCGACCCCTCCACGACCGTCGCCGCCAACCTCGCCGGCATCGACAATCCCGAGCCGCACCTGCAAGGCATCTGCGCCAAGATGGGGCTGGACGCGACCCGCCCGGTCAAGTACGCGGCGCATGTGTTCACCCGCGTGCGGATTCCCGGCGAGTCAACCATCGATTTGCAGGCGCTGGTGTCGGTCGACCCATCGCACTGGGAATCGTATCTCGGCGAAGGAGCTTGA
- a CDS encoding LysR family transcriptional regulator, which translates to MDLKQIQYFIALFEDGSVTRAAKRLHIVQPALSMQIARLEEELNQKLFERGAHGMSPTAAGRQMYRLFLPIMRDITYAREQLVQRDEVVSGNITIGLIASIAEGALAEALTSFRMRYPQVEVTVADGYSTTLIDWVAGGQLDVAIINKPRAQLSLDSRPLLDEEMVLATSAAHGLDLPGSVQLASLPAVELVLPTKRHGLRGVLDSAAHQLDMMLTPKYEIDALGTIVKLVASTNMATILPRIAVQRAVDRGTLRVHAILAPRLIRHIVRISHPRRPLSTAAEALVSIIASEIQRTSDAATPAGGQDLNKERME; encoded by the coding sequence ATGGATTTAAAGCAGATCCAGTACTTCATCGCGCTCTTCGAGGACGGATCAGTCACTCGGGCCGCCAAGCGGCTGCATATCGTGCAGCCCGCGCTGAGCATGCAGATCGCCAGGCTGGAAGAAGAGCTGAATCAAAAACTGTTCGAGCGCGGCGCGCATGGCATGTCGCCGACCGCCGCGGGCCGCCAGATGTATCGGCTGTTCCTGCCCATCATGCGCGACATCACGTATGCGCGCGAACAACTGGTGCAACGGGACGAGGTCGTCTCCGGAAACATCACGATCGGACTGATCGCCTCCATTGCCGAGGGCGCTCTCGCCGAAGCACTGACCAGCTTTCGAATGCGCTATCCCCAGGTCGAGGTGACCGTGGCCGACGGCTACAGCACCACGCTGATCGACTGGGTAGCGGGCGGCCAGCTGGACGTGGCCATTATCAACAAGCCGCGCGCTCAGTTGTCACTCGACTCCCGGCCGCTGCTCGATGAAGAAATGGTGCTGGCAACGAGCGCGGCCCACGGCCTGGACCTGCCCGGCTCGGTCCAGCTAGCCAGCCTCCCCGCGGTGGAACTGGTGCTGCCCACCAAACGCCACGGCCTGCGCGGCGTGCTCGACAGCGCGGCGCACCAGTTGGACATGATGCTCACGCCCAAGTACGAGATCGACGCGCTCGGCACCATCGTCAAGCTTGTTGCATCAACCAACATGGCCACGATCCTGCCGCGCATCGCTGTGCAGCGCGCGGTGGACCGGGGCACATTGCGCGTGCACGCCATCCTGGCACCACGGCTAATCCGGCACATCGTGCGCATCAGCCACCCCCGCCGCCCCTTGAGCACAGCGGCCGAGGCGCTGGTCAGCATCATTGCCAGCGAGATCCAGCGTACGTCGGACGCGGCAACACCCGCCGGCGGCCAAGACCTAAACAAGGAGAGGATGGAATGA
- a CDS encoding aldehyde dehydrogenase family protein, producing MNAQHWIAGAWTGEPSADSLNPADGTLIGQFADGGTWQAEAAIAAARHVFERTTWGQDARLRQDVLLAWAGALEAERERLASLLTAENGKPVAQARGEVGAAISEVRYYAGLARHIPGHVLEPEPGTISTILREPAGVAAIIVPWNAPAVLLVRSLAPALAAGCTAVVKSAAQTTLFTAAMLRLFERTALPAGAVNLVCETGYAAADHLVRSRDVDVVSFTGSTATGKKIMIAAADSVKKLSLELGGKSCCLVFDDVDAQAVAKRLALAATVISGQQCTAARRVLVHEAIAPQMRRHLTEALAALRLGPGIEPDTQIGPLIDHPTRAMVSAQVERACDEADTVLLRGTMPGGALARGAFLSPTLVEHSDPGAFFCQEEIFGPFVTFETFATEDEALAKANNTVFGLSASVWTHHGERAIRLARALRNGTVWVNDHNRLFAEAETGGYRQSGLGRLHGYDALADFTELKHICIQAGLPEGMAQAGCKLSGVAARERMGVSV from the coding sequence ATGAACGCGCAACACTGGATTGCCGGCGCCTGGACCGGCGAGCCTTCCGCCGATAGCCTCAACCCGGCCGACGGGACCCTGATCGGGCAGTTCGCGGACGGCGGCACCTGGCAAGCCGAAGCCGCCATCGCCGCCGCGCGCCATGTCTTCGAGCGCACCACCTGGGGCCAGGATGCCCGCCTGCGCCAGGACGTGCTTCTAGCCTGGGCTGGTGCGCTCGAGGCAGAGCGAGAGCGCCTGGCCAGCCTGCTCACCGCGGAAAACGGCAAGCCGGTCGCACAAGCCCGAGGCGAGGTCGGCGCCGCAATTTCAGAGGTCCGCTATTACGCCGGGCTGGCGCGGCACATCCCGGGTCACGTGCTGGAGCCCGAGCCAGGCACGATATCGACCATCCTGCGCGAGCCAGCCGGCGTCGCTGCCATCATCGTCCCCTGGAACGCACCGGCGGTGCTGCTCGTGCGCTCCCTCGCGCCAGCGCTTGCCGCGGGCTGCACGGCAGTGGTCAAATCGGCAGCGCAAACCACGCTGTTTACAGCCGCCATGCTGCGCTTGTTCGAGCGCACGGCCCTGCCGGCCGGCGCCGTCAATCTGGTCTGCGAAACGGGCTATGCGGCAGCGGACCACCTGGTGCGTTCGCGCGACGTGGACGTCGTGAGCTTCACAGGATCGACCGCAACCGGCAAGAAGATCATGATCGCCGCTGCGGACAGCGTGAAAAAACTCTCGCTGGAACTCGGCGGGAAATCATGCTGCCTGGTGTTCGACGACGTCGACGCGCAAGCGGTCGCGAAGCGGCTTGCGCTTGCCGCCACCGTCATCTCGGGCCAGCAATGCACGGCCGCGCGGCGAGTGCTGGTGCACGAAGCCATCGCGCCACAGATGCGCCGGCACCTGACCGAGGCCCTCGCCGCGCTGCGCCTCGGGCCCGGCATCGAGCCCGACACCCAAATCGGCCCGCTCATCGACCACCCGACGCGCGCGATGGTGAGCGCGCAAGTCGAGCGCGCCTGCGACGAGGCGGACACGGTCCTGCTGCGCGGCACGATGCCGGGCGGCGCGCTAGCGCGCGGCGCCTTCCTCAGCCCCACACTAGTGGAACACAGCGACCCCGGTGCCTTCTTCTGCCAGGAGGAGATCTTCGGGCCGTTCGTCACATTCGAGACCTTCGCGACCGAAGACGAGGCGCTAGCCAAGGCCAACAACACCGTCTTCGGCCTGTCCGCCAGCGTCTGGACGCACCACGGCGAACGCGCCATACGCCTCGCGCGGGCGCTGCGCAACGGCACGGTCTGGGTCAACGACCACAACCGCCTGTTCGCCGAAGCGGAGACGGGCGGCTATCGGCAAAGCGGCCTTGGACGGCTCCACGGTTATGACGCCCTCGCGGACTTCACCGAGTTGAAGCACATCTGCATCCAGGCGGGCCTGCCGGAAGGGATGGCGCAGGCGGGCTGCAAGCTCAGTGGGGTAGCAGCGCGCGAGCGGATGGGAGTTTCCGTCTAG